TTCCAACATTtggatacatgtaataaagaaaaagactcaaatttagattgcatacaCCTGACCTGAGTTAGGTATCCCtgcattcttgaatctcttACTTCTaacttcccttctacttggcctaccaccaataatgaatccgagaacatttgtacCGTCTTCCcttccattttatgaaccatgttcatccctgcgaggacggcctcatattctgcttcgatgttggtggccgagaaccccaatctcaaagatttctcaaaagtaattccctccggggataccaaaactagccctatacccgatcctctttgatttgctgctccatcaacgtGCACTTTCCACAACGGCGGCTCTTTGTGTGAAATCATGCCTACTAATTTTTTACCCACGCTTGATCCTTTAATAtattcttctaatgagggctcagtAAACTCCGCCACAAGATCTGCGATGActtgcccctttatagaggtgcgaggcatatatttgatgtcaaaagctcctaggATAGTggcccatttggcaattcttcccgtATAATCCGCACTCCGAAGTAtagatttgagagagagttgCGTAAGGACAGCCACCGTatgggattggaagtaatgaggaagccttCGTGTAGCGTGCACCACTGCCAAaatagctttctccagtggcaaataatTCACCTCGGCTTCATGCAGCGACTTACTTACATAATAAATTGGTCTctggatattattattatctcgtataagaaccaaactaactgcatggttagcTACTACAATATATGCAAatagaacttcatcaatttctggccgagacataatgggtggttgcgagagatactctttaagctgttgaaaagccaccgcacactcctcggttcattcaaaacccttccatttattcaacaattgaaagaaaggcctacatctgtccgcggaccgagatataaatcggttgagggcagcggtcatacctgttagtctctgcacttctttaggattccgaggtgggtgtaagctatTAATGGCCTTAATCTGAGCAGGATTCAcctcaattccccggtgagttaccatatagcctagaaacttgcccgatcccacaccaaaagaacatttagaggcattgagtcgcaatttatactcttttagcgtttgaaaagtgttgctcagatcttccaaatGCGTAGAAACtactttactctttaccaccatatcatccacatatacctcaatagtttctCCCAACTGTGTCTCAAACATTCTcatcatcatcctttgataggtagctcctacgtttttcaaaccaaagagcattaccttataatggtagTTTCCTGTGGGAGTGAaaaatgcagtcttctcctagTTCTCCacagctaaaggtatttggtggtaaccttggaaagcgtcaagaaaactcatccgaggatgtccaacagtagcgtccaccaattgatcaatccgaggcattgggaaagagtCTTTCGGGCAAGCTTtatttaaatctgtgaagttcacacaaactctccatttcccatttttctttttcaccactACCGTATGGGCTagccattcaggataaaaaacttctttgatagcacccgcCTTTTTGAGTTTCAGCACTTTCTCTTTCACAGCCTCGGAACGCTTTTTGGAGGaccgccgaggtggttgcctccttggTACCACAGCtggattgacctttaaatgatgacaaatgaaactcggatcaaccctaagggcctcataagcattccatgcaaatacatccatgtttttcctcaaaaacaaaatcagctCTACCTTCTcctcctgtggcaattgaacccctacctgaaagaacttctcaAGGTCGTCATCTATGAGAATCTTCTCCAATTCCTCACATGCAGGTTCATCTACCTTGGCTGCGCCAAAAGACTTTAATTGCTATACCTCTTCGCTAGCCGAAGATGAGGATTCCGGCTCAGGttgacgcagaattgcagccgtgacacactgtcgagccacagactaACTCCCAAGTAGCTCCACCACttggtctccagaatgaaatttaactttgacatgcaaggttgaggaaataGCTCCCAACGCATgtagccaaggtcttgccacaatagccgtgTAGGGAGAGTAGGCATCCActacgatgaaatctacgtttaCCACCTCTGGtcctgattgcacaggcagtctaatttgCCCTTTTGGAACGACAGTCTTTCCCTCGAAGCTTATCTAGGGTGAGTCATACGCCGtaagatcttcaagctttaaTTTTAAACCTCTAAAcaggtcagggtacataatatctgtaccactgccttgatcgaccatcaccctcttcacatcataatcCTCTATtctcagggttaccaccaaggcATCCTCATGAGGCTGGATTGTCCCCATTTTGTCCTCCTTCGAGAAACCCAAAACCGGTAGGATATTTGCCTTAATTCTTTTTGGCTGATCCTTTGACTCTTCGGCCAAAGTCCGAGCCACTAACATCACCCTAAAAGGAGCTAAGCTAGTCCTTCTAGGTGCCGCGAAAATTACATTGATTGTACCTAAAGGAGGCCTTGACGAAGGGCCcccgtggtttgccactcctgattggtttccttGCCTATTAGGCTGATACAGGAATTTCTTtagctttccctccttaaccaactgctccaaatgattccataGAATGCGACAATCCTCAGTGGTGtgacccctctcctggtgataatggcaatggagttTTTGGTTGCGTCGCAAAGGGTCCCCTGCtatcttatttggccatttgaagaaaGACTCATGCTTGATTTTCTCCAATAGCTGTTGTACTGGTTCTTTGAAAACAGTGTTAACCATATGTGGGGGCATATAACTAGCTTATCTGGAAAAATCTCTtgcaggcctattgttgt
This genomic stretch from Castanea sativa cultivar Marrone di Chiusa Pesio chromosome 1, ASM4071231v1 harbors:
- the LOC142633702 gene encoding uncharacterized protein LOC142633702: MVNTVFKEPVQQLLEKIKHESFFKWPNKIAGDPLRRNQKLHCHYHQERGHTTEDCRILWNHLEQLVKEGKLKKFLYQPNRQGNQSGVANHGGPSSRPPLGTINVIFAAPRRTSLAPFRVMLVARTLAEESKDQPKRIKANILPVLGFSKEDKMGTIQPHEDALVVTLRIEDYDVKRISFEGKTVVPKGQIRLPVQSGPEVVNVDFIVVDAYSPYTAIVARPWLHALGAISSTLHVKVKFHSGDQVVELLGS